A window from Haloarchaeobius amylolyticus encodes these proteins:
- a CDS encoding cob(I)yrinic acid a,c-diamide adenosyltransferase: protein MTDATDATGEDGSITPAAPDEFGLVQVFWGDGKGKTTAAMGMGLRAAGRGYRVHMLQFMKGGADSVEDAPGEYRAIDALPGFSYENTGHYGWHGFHDGSDDDEHAAQARAGLARARELVEACQRADLTAPIPLDGDPDDGVHMLVLDEIVYAGNRGLVDTDDVLDLLADAPDDLELVLTGGHEDPDWLTGVADLVTNVRKVEHPIEAGQGARKGTEY from the coding sequence ATGACAGACGCGACCGACGCCACCGGTGAGGACGGCAGCATCACCCCGGCCGCACCCGACGAGTTCGGCCTCGTGCAGGTGTTCTGGGGCGACGGGAAGGGGAAGACAACGGCCGCGATGGGGATGGGCCTCCGCGCTGCGGGCCGTGGCTACCGCGTCCACATGCTCCAGTTCATGAAAGGCGGCGCGGACAGCGTCGAGGACGCCCCCGGCGAGTACCGCGCCATCGACGCCCTCCCGGGCTTCAGCTACGAGAACACGGGCCACTACGGGTGGCACGGCTTCCACGACGGGAGCGACGACGACGAGCACGCCGCACAGGCGCGTGCTGGCCTCGCAAGGGCTCGGGAGCTGGTCGAAGCCTGCCAGCGTGCAGACCTCACGGCGCCGATTCCCCTCGACGGCGACCCCGACGACGGGGTCCACATGCTCGTCCTCGACGAGATCGTCTACGCCGGGAACCGCGGACTGGTGGACACCGACGACGTCCTCGACCTGCTCGCGGATGCCCCCGACGACCTCGAACTCGTGCTCACCGGTGGGCACGAGGACCCCGACTGGCTCACCGGGGTCGCAGACCTCGTCACCAACGTCCGCAAGGTCGAGCACCCTATCGAGGCCGGCCAGGGTGCCCGGAAGGGAACGGAGTACTGA
- a CDS encoding DUF4013 domain-containing protein produces the protein MLKEALTYIRRSDDTARTLLIGTLLVMLGFLVVPLFIVSGYIVGVVRAARNDDEPPVWEDWKQLTLDGVKMTLVLLAFLVIPLLLGLTALVLAGITVDAQTGQLALESVGALAIALSVAAFVVGLVALYVSPIAVAHFAESGRMGDAFDFGEFRQAATNGTYAIAWLLAFAVNVVGGVIATGLGSLPWIGVFLGALAVFYLNVVTWYIYGQGVGLSEGLPQRPEPGELSGPAV, from the coding sequence ATGCTCAAAGAGGCACTCACCTACATCCGTCGCAGCGACGACACGGCCCGAACACTGCTCATCGGAACCCTGCTGGTCATGCTCGGGTTCCTCGTCGTCCCCCTGTTCATCGTCTCCGGCTACATCGTCGGGGTGGTCCGGGCGGCCCGGAACGACGACGAGCCCCCGGTCTGGGAGGACTGGAAGCAGCTCACGCTCGATGGCGTGAAGATGACGCTCGTCCTCCTCGCGTTCCTGGTGATTCCACTCCTGCTGGGGCTCACGGCACTGGTGCTGGCAGGGATCACGGTCGACGCCCAGACCGGACAACTGGCCCTCGAGAGCGTCGGTGCACTCGCCATCGCCCTGTCTGTCGCCGCCTTCGTGGTCGGGCTCGTCGCCCTGTACGTCAGCCCCATCGCGGTCGCACACTTCGCGGAGTCCGGGCGAATGGGTGACGCGTTCGACTTCGGCGAGTTCAGGCAGGCCGCCACGAACGGAACCTACGCCATCGCGTGGCTGCTCGCGTTCGCCGTGAACGTCGTGGGTGGCGTCATCGCGACCGGGCTCGGGAGCCTCCCGTGGATCGGGGTCTTCCTCGGCGCACTCGCCGTGTTCTACCTGAACGTGGTCACCTGGTACATCTACGGTCAGGGCGTTGGTCTATCCGAGGGACTCCCGCAGCGCCCCGAGCCCGGGGAACTCTCCGGCCCGGCGGTCTGA
- a CDS encoding redoxin domain-containing protein, with the protein MSLQTDDIELHNAGAGADVLSLESVADRPAVDSLVVLLMRDYHCPKCKAQARDIARRYDEFDAANAEVIVVLPDAPERTEGWLVDELPYPLLADPETRLGTRFGQSVRFGPLGSLHDFVGRMPVALVLDAGTEFLEPVFTHRGSMPADRPGVGDLLAELP; encoded by the coding sequence ATGAGTCTGCAAACGGACGACATCGAACTGCACAACGCCGGCGCCGGCGCCGACGTGCTCTCGCTCGAATCTGTGGCCGACCGCCCGGCCGTCGACTCCCTCGTGGTGCTCCTCATGCGGGACTACCACTGTCCGAAGTGCAAGGCACAGGCCCGCGACATCGCCCGGCGCTACGATGAGTTCGACGCCGCGAACGCCGAGGTGATCGTGGTCCTCCCCGACGCCCCCGAGCGGACCGAGGGCTGGCTCGTCGACGAGCTGCCCTATCCACTGCTCGCGGACCCCGAGACGCGGCTTGGCACCCGGTTCGGCCAGTCGGTTCGATTCGGGCCGCTCGGCTCCCTGCACGACTTCGTCGGCCGGATGCCGGTCGCCCTCGTCCTCGACGCCGGGACGGAGTTCCTCGAACCGGTGTTCACGCACAGGGGGTCGATGCCGGCCGACCGGCCGGGTGTCGGCGACCTGCTGGCAGAGTTGCCCTGA
- a CDS encoding winged helix-turn-helix transcriptional regulator, whose product MDETADGKLEVWCAGEDWCPVTTTASLIGKKWHPVIIHRLLNNGPLGFNALKDDVDGISSKVLSDSLDDLEEKTLVSREVISEKPFRVHYSLTDRGQSMESIITEMAEWGQEHLIEPDD is encoded by the coding sequence ATGGACGAGACAGCAGACGGGAAACTGGAGGTCTGGTGTGCCGGCGAGGACTGGTGTCCGGTCACGACGACGGCCTCGCTCATCGGCAAGAAGTGGCACCCCGTCATCATCCACCGCCTCCTGAACAACGGCCCACTCGGGTTCAACGCCCTGAAAGACGACGTCGACGGTATCTCCAGCAAGGTCCTCTCGGACAGTCTCGACGACCTCGAAGAGAAGACGCTGGTCTCCCGGGAGGTCATCAGCGAGAAACCGTTCCGGGTCCACTACTCGCTGACCGACCGCGGGCAGTCGATGGAGTCCATCATCACCGAGATGGCCGAGTGGGGACAGGAACACCTCATCGAACCCGACGACTGA